The following proteins are encoded in a genomic region of Drosophila willistoni isolate 14030-0811.24 chromosome 3R, UCI_dwil_1.1, whole genome shotgun sequence:
- the LOC6651490 gene encoding uncharacterized protein LOC6651490, which yields MAHTDLSTSRTSSPDQEQSMTHPLKLMSGIYPNSSVVPRHAQSTSMALEQYRLQLYNLLSPRHMERLRTPQYTATGASAIGVPPWMHLNPHLNPYSPHNPGTNVNANRMAALSTISLFPQSQRIFQPEEPKPQHSYIGLIAMAILSSSEMKLVLSDIYQYILDNYPYFRSRGPGWRNSIRHNLSLNDCFIKSGRSANGKGHYWAIHPANIDDFRKGDFRRRKAQRKVRKHMGLSVDDATTDSPSPPPLDLSTPPPPTPSQASLQLAALSYPYHQHQHYIGQFFGRNISLPPYRQYSDVHHERQRANLPRSEPVMANPQNLESEGQQAQQQDLEQAHHHIAYINSTTTTTIANLYSQTRKRQFDVASLLAPDVQLDIVSANRVESPGTATATATRTTTQTQHTVITKVQVQKQQTIHHEVLVGLEQPVVNMDGADPDIDDDVDVDVVDNASDCEAKDPTDADSVRKTPHKVRRIQQIFSSDDNNSYLSDARRSSLDVDPEDNHGPRLFPVSVSPVLADSAARSLASSCSPHDSNSFEESPIDVAASTESVPVLPNTTHPLATSPKGYVELNHVDPHILSRYYGTYMAAAARRASLEASRSKSSSITPPPPIEFVAHKS from the coding sequence ATGGCACACACAGACTTAAGTACATCCCGGACTTCCTCACCGGATCAGGAGCAATCCATGACACATCCCCTCAAGCTTATGAGTGGCATCTATCCAAATTCTTCGGTGGTTCCAAGACATGCACAGTCGACTAGCATGGCATTGGAACAGTACCGACTACAACTCTATAACTTACTTTCGCCGAGACACATGGAACGATTGCGGACGCCGCAATATACTGCCACAGGAGCCTCAGCGATTGGAGTTCCCCCGTGGATGCATTTGAATCCACATTTGAACCCATACAGTCCACATAACCCAGGCACAAATGTTAATGCCAACCGGATGGCGGCGTTGTCGACAATCTCTTTGTTTCCACAATCGCAGCGCATCTTCCAGCCTGAGGAGCCAAAGCCGCAGCATAGCTATATTGGCCTAATTGCAATGGCTATTCTCAGTTCAAGCGAGATGAAACTGGTGCTCTCCGACATTTACCAGTATATTCTAGATAACTATCCATATTTTCGGAGCCGAGGACCTGGCTGGCGCAACTCTATAAGGCACAACCTGTCCTTAAATGATTGCTTCATCAAGTCGGGTCGTAGTGCCAATGGGAAGGGACATTATTGGGCTATACACCCCGCCAATATTGATGACTTTCGTAAGGGTGATTTTCGACGGCGTAAAGCCCAACGAAAGGTAAGAAAGCATATGGGTCTTTCTGTAGACGACGCCACTACTGACTCGCCAAGTCCACCGCCACTAGACCTAAGTACACCGCCGCCGCCAACACCCTCGCAAGCTTCTTTGCAGCTTGCTGCTTTAAGCTATCCCTATCATCAGCACCAGCATTACATCGGACAGTTTTTTGGACGTAATATTAGTTTGCCGCCCTACCGCCAGTATTCCGATGTGCATCATGAACGACAGCGAGCTAACCTTCCTCGTTCAGAACCAGTGATGGCTAACCCGCAGAACTTGGAGTCAGAAGGCCAACAAGCACAGCAGCAGGACCTGGAGCAAGCTCACCACCATATTGCTTACATCAActcaacgacgacgacgacaatcGCTAACCTGTACTCCCAAACTCGAAAACGACAATTCGATGTAGCTTCCTTGCTGGCCCCCGACGTACAGCTTGATATAGTTTCTGCGAATCGAGTAGAATCTCCCGGCACGGCTACAGCGACAGCCACACGGACCACTACTCAAACGCAGCACACTGTTATCACCAAAGTCCAAGTTCAGAAACAGCAGACCATTCATCACGAAGTCCTGGTCGGCCTTGAGCAACCAGTAGTTAATATGGATGGTGCTGATCCAGATATAGATGACGATGTTGACGTGGATGTGGTGGATAATGCCAGCGACTGTGAAGCAAAGGATCCAACCGACGCTGATTCAGTAAGAAAAACTCCACATAAAGTTCGTAGAATCCAACAAATATTCTCGTCTGATGACAATAACTCGTACCTAAGTGATGCCAGACGATCTTCACTCGATGTCGATCCAGAGGACAATCACGGCCCGCGACTCTTTCCAGTTTCCGTATCGCCTGTACTTGCTGACTCTGCAGCGCGATCCTTAGCCAGCAGCTGTAGCCCTCATGATTCCAATTCCTTTGAAGAGAGCCCAATCGATGTTGCTGCCAGCACAGAATCCGTACCAGTCTTACCGAATACGACACACCCACTGGCAACATCACCGAAAGGATATGTCGAGCTGAACCATGTTGATCCCCACATACTGAGCAGATATTACGGCACCTATATGGCAGCTGCGGCCAGGCGCGCAAGTCTTGAGGCGTCTCGTTCCAAGTCGAGTTCTATTACCCCGCCACCTCCAATTGAATTCGTTGCGCATAAATCTTAA